A single Glycine soja cultivar W05 chromosome 14, ASM419377v2, whole genome shotgun sequence DNA region contains:
- the LOC114383136 gene encoding uncharacterized protein LOC114383136 isoform X2: MKDEDGTPQSAGKGQYKLWVLGAIILLALWSMFTASLTLKWSAGNLNRDFDSATLNDFDVLEVEEREKVVRRMWDVYTQSKSGRGSGLPRFWSDAFHAAYDHLVSDVQSVRDAAVSEIAKISLHSLPLHHLKSHSNIMGSRKMKQAESIVNTTISSDQ, translated from the exons ATGAAAGATGAAGATGGCACACCCCAAAGTGCAGGTAAGGGACAGTACAAGTTGTGGGTGTTGGGTGCTATCATTCTTCTTGCTCTTTGGTCCATGTTCACTGCTTCTCTCACTCTCAAATGGTCAGCTGGGAACCTCAACCGTGACTTCGATTCTGCCACTCTCAACGATTTCGATGTCCTG GAAGTGGAGGAGAGGGAGAAAGTGGTGAGGCGCATGTGGGATGTGTATACTCAAAGCAAGAGTGGCAGGGGAAGTGGCTTACCTCGTTTTTGGAGTGATGCTTTTCATGCGGCTTACGACCACTTGGTCAGTGATGTTCAGAGCGTCCGAGATGCTGCTGTCTCCGAAATTGCCAAGATATCCCTCCATTCTCTTCCTCTGCACCACCTCAAATCACATtcc AATATCATGGGATCACGAAAAATGAAGCAAGCAGAGAGTATTGTGAACACTACAATTAGCAGTGATCAATAA
- the LOC114383136 gene encoding uncharacterized protein LOC114383136 isoform X1: protein MKDEDGTPQSAGKGQYKLWVLGAIILLALWSMFTASLTLKWSAGNLNRDFDSATLNDFDVLEVEEREKVVRRMWDVYTQSKSGRGSGLPRFWSDAFHAAYDHLVSDVQSVRDAAVSEIAKISLHSLPLHHLKSHSIVQNIMGSRKMKQAESIVNTTISSDQ from the exons ATGAAAGATGAAGATGGCACACCCCAAAGTGCAGGTAAGGGACAGTACAAGTTGTGGGTGTTGGGTGCTATCATTCTTCTTGCTCTTTGGTCCATGTTCACTGCTTCTCTCACTCTCAAATGGTCAGCTGGGAACCTCAACCGTGACTTCGATTCTGCCACTCTCAACGATTTCGATGTCCTG GAAGTGGAGGAGAGGGAGAAAGTGGTGAGGCGCATGTGGGATGTGTATACTCAAAGCAAGAGTGGCAGGGGAAGTGGCTTACCTCGTTTTTGGAGTGATGCTTTTCATGCGGCTTACGACCACTTGGTCAGTGATGTTCAGAGCGTCCGAGATGCTGCTGTCTCCGAAATTGCCAAGATATCCCTCCATTCTCTTCCTCTGCACCACCTCAAATCACATtcc ATTGTGCAGAATATCATGGGATCACGAAAAATGAAGCAAGCAGAGAGTATTGTGAACACTACAATTAGCAGTGATCAATAA